attaaaatcctaaaaattaaaaattacacaataaaaatcaataaaattaaaaagacgcactactcgttgccgaatttcgcccaaatgtgattgattagatctttttgtagctcagtgtgggctcttgtatcgcgcattgtgtgtcttctttcgatcctctcgttcaccgtcgtatgcacacctcgacgtgggggagacctcgcggttgagcttccggctTCATCCTCATCGTAAAAGTTTGTCGCCATCGGTCTTTCGTcagctataatcatgttgtgcaagataatatACGTGTACATGATGTCAGCGATATTCTTAACATACCAAAGccgagaaggggacttcacaatgttgaatcggccttgaaggacaccacaagctctttcgacgtctttccgagcagactcttgacgCTGCGCTAAAAGAATCCGTCTTTGCTCTTGTGGATTGCTGAACGACTTCACAAAAGTCGACCACCTTGGGTAGATACCATCGGCGAGATAGTAACCcatgtggtatgcatttccgttgacggtgaagtcgatcgtcggtgctacaccattcaaaacatcatcgaagAGTGCTGAAGAATATAACAcgttcaagtcgttgttggatccggcaacaccgaaatatgcatgccaaatccataggcggtggtcggcgaccgcttcaaggataagcgTTGGGCCGCCACCTTTGTGGTCGCTTAAGTGTTTCCCCCTCCAAGCAgtcgggcaattcttccacttccaatgcatgcagtcaatgcTGCCTAGCATACCGGGAAAACCGTGGACTGTTTCGTGAAGACGAAGCAACCGTTGACAATCGTCGGTGGTGGGTGCCCAAAGGAATTCCTCGCCGAAAGAAGAACGAACGCCGTCACAAAAATTCTTGAGGCATAGGATTCCAGTTGGTTGTCGGATGGCACTagtacacttttgcaacgcCGTGAGACTTTGCCGACCGGTTGCATCTGCACCTTCTTGAAAGTATTCAACGCGGgtggacaatgtgttgacaatacgcataaacaaccgttttgacatgcgaaaacggtgccgaaagtaatcttctggataccgcggctggtcggaaaaatagtcggcaaCGAGCCTTTCATGGGCTCCCTCTCGATCACGAGGGATGTAGCGACGTTTTGCTCTAGTTAGTCGAGGAGGAGGGGCGGGGGTATTGGCGGCGACATAGGCTTCATAGGCGGCacgatattgttcataatattcttgttcttcgcgctccgcttccgcaatgagattggcgaaatccatttttgaattttttagagagagcTTGGGTgagaggaagatgtagatgatttagtatgaaaaagtaagtggatgatgaatgtgtgtatttatagatgattttgggattaaaataaatcataaaaatccaaaaaaaaaggtcCGTAAATgactctatttttttggaatccaaaatattttaattttattttttggtattattttaaattatttatgaatttttgaaaaaaaaaagaaaatcaattcATACAATCTCAAACTAATTAACTTGGTAGACGAAACAGGCGAAAATCACCAGCATgtagaaataataaatggaACAATTGTTGTGGATTCAAGTACCCAATAAAGTCGCAATTGAATTTGacaaaacttaaattaaaaaaaaaccaatttagaaattatggagtagtaataatttattgtttaacCATGGCAATAGTGACAAAATCAGttaaaaattatagtttaaAAAACCGAATCCGAGTCATCTAGTGGGAACGTCAGATCTAGTCTTATCCACGGTCAACAATAGATAACTAATCATCACACAGATCGACGATTAAAACCTCAAGATCCACGGTCCCAATCCCTTACCCCCACACTCCATCTCcctataaaatcaatattccatcaaaatttcaaaactaaTTCATTCCCTCTTTTTCTCAAACACAAATCGAAAAAAATGTCGGGCCGCGGCAAAGGAGGCAAGGGATTGGGCAAGGGAGGCGCGAAACGGCACCGCAAGGTGCTCCGCGACAACATCCAGGGGATCACGAAGCCGGCGATCCGCCGCCTGGCTCGCAGGGGCGGCGTCAAGCGCATCAGCGGCCTCATCTACGAGGAGACTCGCGGCGTGCTCAAGATCTTCCTCGAGAACGTCATCCGCGACGCCGTCACCTACACCGAGCACGCTCGCCGGAAAACTGTCACGGCGATGGATGTCGTCTACGCTCTCAAGAGGCAGGGACGCACTCTCTACGGATTCGGCGGTTAGGTTTTAGGCTTAATTGATGTATAGATGAATCCAATCGGAaggttagggtttgtgttttCCGAATTAGGGGTTTATGTTTGTGCCGCTTTGATTCCGCAAAAGCTAATGAAATTTCAACGTTTTCAATGACCTTGTGCCTCCTCATTGCTATAATTCtatgcatttttttgttatcGAATCACATTTCCAGTCAATGTTTGATTTTCGTTGATTCAATTCGATTTATTCGGCTCAGATCTGGAGCTGTGTAGAATGTTGAGACGttcaattttgttgttttgataAAGGATTTGAATGTGCTAATGATTTGCATCAGTATCATTTTAAGCTGTGGAGATGTgaaattgtttgatatttatatGCAAATGGAAAATGTATGAATGTTTgtttcatataaaatatttgaatctTGGCATCATAACTGCACCAAGTGTTGCACacatatatactaaattattgaattttatctAGATAAATATGTTGAGTTAATCTACCAATGATCCTATATCTCTCAAGCAAAACGTGATATCCTCCATCTCTTTCATCAATGAAGAGATGCAAAATCTTGTTGCATTCAGATACCGAATCACCATTTCCCTTTGATTTTTATCGTCTTCTCCTTCGTCCTCTCGAGCAAGGGAGGCCTCTGTATGTTCTGTCAACGGAACACCTGGTTTTTCTCGACTGCATAGCTTCCCGGCCTCCATGTCTTCTAAGACTGCTTCCGGCTTAGTGACGATCCCTTGCTCGAGATGTGTATACGCAGAGCTTAAAGTCTCCTCGAATAGTTGCACCTCGTTATTTATCTGCTCCTGAAATTTGCTTCCTGATTCAGTCTCAGCTAGCTTGGAAAGCAGCTCAAGATTGTGGGTAATGAAGCACAGCATATCCACGGCGTTGGTGAAGGTTCGAACGAGCTTCTTGTAGCAAGAAGCCCGGAAGGGGAGGAACCAGAAACTGGGCTCCGTCTCTGCATCTGCTACTAACCCTTTCAGCTGAGAGACTAGTTGATTCAGATGCTTTTCCCTCTCTTTCATATCAAGAAACTCATCACTTGTTTGGTTTTTCTGCATTCTTGTTCCTTTTACGCAGTCTTGCAGGGCGGAAGCTGTTAAATACGCGTGGTTCCTGGCTAGCGTGGCTGCTGTGGTCGGCTGCAGGAAGAGGTCCACGACAATGAAGGCCGTTATGCCTATAAAAACCTCTGTGAGGCGAGCGATAGCAAATTCAGTGGGAACACCGTAGTTCTTCCTCCCGAGTATCACCAACGCTCCTATGGCTGCTGACACTCCGCCTGTTTGCCCGAACATCCTGCTGTGTCGCAGAGAGGTTGTGACGATGATCCACGGAACAAGCGCCAGAAGCCTCAGCACTTCGTAATGGAAGAGAAAACAGCATATCACTCCATACACCGATCCCAGAGCCGTCCCCTGCAGTCTTGAGTTAGCCACCGTGAATATCGCCTGCCTTCCTTCAACGAAGCTGATGGCGATCGTGAGGCCCGCCCAGCATCCGTTCTCCTTGTCGAATAGCAGCCCCAGCAGCACTGCAAGGCTGAGGCTGAGCGAGCATTTTGTCGCGAACATCAGCCTCTCGTGGCTGGGAATACATCGCTTGAATCCTGTTTCTGTCTTCGTTGGAGGCTCAGCATTGCAGCACGCAGCCTCGTTGAGGAACATGTGTATGCACGAGAG
The genomic region above belongs to Salvia hispanica cultivar TCC Black 2014 chromosome 3, UniMelb_Shisp_WGS_1.0, whole genome shotgun sequence and contains:
- the LOC125216686 gene encoding histone H4, which gives rise to MSGRGKGGKGLGKGGAKRHRKVLRDNIQGITKPAIRRLARRGGVKRISGLIYEETRGVLKIFLENVIRDAVTYTEHARRKTVTAMDVVYALKRQGRTLYGFGG
- the LOC125216685 gene encoding uncharacterized protein LOC125216685, with product MGSTTCTVSERRRAAWRMRLRSASRTAAACAAVGVTTLYGPEFLRARHIKFAAFSYLTAVTIISDATAGEALRGCWHALCATAQVVPLAVLWRWLLGPAAQMPPLAAGAVVAAAAFAVALPERTHLTAKKIAFGQIVLVSCAAVLGDGSTGGYMHPVYLGASTALGAVAALFALLLPYPSRASSKVQELCRLYAENASQRMNLYLRALTATDKLTKIELISQSKPLSETGSKLFQSIKISEDGLWWERPWRKPTKLGERLQNMELEMRGIEYSLISSATATPFQGAEQQQISEFTQAISTRIEERIEQLRCYSPFNSKVETELVPNSSSLPDPKLPSPNHGWLSFHLSCIHMFLNEAACCNAEPPTKTETGFKRCIPSHERLMFATKCSLSLSLAVLLGLLFDKENGCWAGLTIAISFVEGRQAIFTVANSRLQGTALGSVYGVICCFLFHYEVLRLLALVPWIIVTTSLRHSRMFGQTGGVSAAIGALVILGRKNYGVPTEFAIARLTEVFIGITAFIVVDLFLQPTTAATLARNHAYLTASALQDCVKGTRMQKNQTSDEFLDMKEREKHLNQLVSQLKGLVADAETEPSFWFLPFRASCYKKLVRTFTNAVDMLCFITHNLELLSKLAETESGSKFQEQINNEVQLFEETLSSAYTHLEQGIVTKPEAVLEDMEAGKLCSREKPGVPLTEHTEASLAREDEGEDDKNQREMVIRYLNATRFCISSLMKEMEDITFCLRDIGSLVD